A window of Haliscomenobacter hydrossis DSM 1100 contains these coding sequences:
- a CDS encoding PVC-type heme-binding CxxCH protein, translating to MKNIFPLCTLLVLLVACAPKKPSIDFDKLEEPAKRLAENAVYGMEVAEGCDVQLFASEPMLINPTNLHVDERGRVWVCEALNYRNTHNPENPSREKGDRILILEDTDGDAKADKSTVFYQGTDVNAALGIWATDNHAIVSCSPYVFLLSDTNGDDKADTKDTLFTGLGGEQSDHAIHSFIQGPDGKLYFNFGNNGQQIMDRHGKPVIDMSGNTVNNKGTPYRQGMVFRCDPDGSNLEVLAHNFRNNYEVAPDSYGTLWQSDNDDDGNMGVRINYVMEYGNYGYTDQVTGAWWGERRINLEPEIPKRHWHLNDPGVVPNLLQTGSGSPCGMAVYEGEMLPKIFWNQPLHAEAGHNVVRAYPAQVDGAGYKAEVVNLVKSKDQWFRPSDVCVAPDGSVFISDWYDPAVGGHKFGDTGRGRIFRVSAGKKGKKYLPAAAVAGFETADQLLESLQNPNLAVQAKAANALRSKGSSAEAGLKKLWTDENPRVRARALWILGKMKGKAQTYVQAALKDKDADIRTVGLRLARQVLPNQLAQLVKSVVSDPSAQVRREAAIALRFAKGPEADQAWAELASQYDGKDRWYLEALGIGSDLEADTRLAAWKAKVGAKWNNEAGKNIVWRSRSKDALPLLKEMIQDPQVRPFDLRQYFRALHFQTDPLRNGLIASLVNADHPLKDSINLLALFEIDPAYFQQSAELKSLADQVLPSLEGKVEYLDLLERLQLKNQNPNLLNMALQSKDEALRGQAASLLVANGGMALLLQQLKGADDAKAQQILYALAPVNNLGLFKVYQQYLSDANNNSLALRRAALNCLNSTWDGQIYLLDLFEKNQVPEELAMQGLVSLSGAWNTDVRKKSREMLTKKQKETGNALPAVAVLEGRSGKVASGKAVFLQHCANCHKVGNNGVNFGPALTEIGAKLDKGALYNAIIFPSSGINYGYEGFNVALKDGSTLQGIIESKTASQLTLRIMGGTSRSYPLSDVQKMEEMPLSLMTEGLHRGFTEQQLVDLVEYLATLKPKESI from the coding sequence ATGAAAAACATCTTCCCCCTCTGCACCTTACTGGTGCTCCTTGTGGCCTGTGCGCCCAAAAAACCTTCCATCGACTTCGACAAACTGGAAGAACCCGCCAAACGCCTGGCCGAAAATGCCGTGTATGGTATGGAAGTCGCCGAAGGTTGTGACGTGCAGTTGTTTGCTTCCGAACCCATGCTCATCAATCCCACCAATTTGCATGTAGATGAACGGGGCAGGGTTTGGGTTTGCGAAGCCTTGAATTACCGCAACACCCACAATCCGGAAAACCCCTCCAGAGAAAAAGGCGACCGCATCCTCATCCTGGAGGATACCGACGGTGACGCCAAAGCCGACAAAAGTACCGTATTTTATCAGGGAACCGATGTCAATGCCGCCTTGGGCATTTGGGCCACCGACAATCACGCCATTGTTTCTTGCAGCCCGTATGTTTTTCTTTTATCGGACACCAATGGCGATGACAAAGCCGATACCAAAGATACCCTCTTTACCGGCTTGGGCGGTGAACAATCCGATCACGCCATCCACTCTTTCATCCAGGGGCCCGATGGCAAATTGTACTTCAATTTTGGCAACAACGGCCAACAAATTATGGATCGCCACGGCAAACCCGTGATTGACATGAGTGGCAATACCGTCAACAACAAGGGAACGCCTTACCGACAAGGCATGGTGTTCCGCTGCGATCCCGATGGCAGCAACCTCGAAGTACTGGCGCACAACTTCCGCAACAACTACGAAGTGGCTCCCGACTCTTATGGTACACTTTGGCAATCCGATAATGACGATGATGGCAACATGGGCGTGCGCATCAACTACGTCATGGAATACGGCAACTATGGCTATACCGATCAGGTGACGGGTGCCTGGTGGGGCGAGCGCCGCATCAACCTCGAACCGGAAATCCCCAAGCGCCACTGGCATTTGAACGACCCCGGCGTGGTGCCTAATCTGTTGCAAACGGGCTCAGGTTCACCCTGTGGCATGGCGGTGTACGAAGGCGAGATGCTGCCCAAAATTTTTTGGAACCAACCCCTCCATGCTGAAGCAGGCCACAACGTGGTACGGGCCTATCCCGCTCAAGTGGATGGTGCTGGGTACAAAGCAGAAGTGGTCAATTTGGTGAAAAGTAAAGACCAGTGGTTTCGCCCTTCGGATGTGTGTGTAGCACCTGATGGATCGGTGTTTATCTCCGATTGGTACGATCCGGCCGTGGGCGGGCACAAGTTTGGTGATACCGGGCGTGGCCGCATTTTCCGCGTCAGCGCGGGCAAAAAAGGAAAAAAATACCTGCCAGCTGCAGCCGTTGCCGGTTTCGAGACCGCAGACCAGCTGCTCGAATCATTACAAAACCCCAACCTGGCCGTGCAGGCCAAAGCCGCCAATGCCCTGCGCAGCAAAGGCAGCAGCGCGGAAGCGGGCTTAAAAAAACTGTGGACTGACGAGAACCCGCGCGTACGTGCCCGGGCCTTGTGGATTTTGGGCAAAATGAAAGGTAAAGCCCAAACTTATGTACAAGCAGCTTTAAAAGACAAAGATGCGGACATTCGTACCGTGGGTTTGCGCCTGGCTCGTCAGGTATTGCCCAATCAATTGGCGCAATTGGTTAAATCCGTTGTCAGTGATCCTTCCGCCCAAGTGCGCCGGGAAGCGGCCATCGCCCTGCGTTTTGCCAAAGGCCCTGAAGCGGATCAGGCTTGGGCTGAACTCGCCAGCCAATACGATGGCAAAGACCGTTGGTACCTGGAAGCACTCGGCATTGGCTCCGACCTGGAGGCCGATACTCGCCTCGCGGCCTGGAAGGCCAAAGTGGGTGCCAAATGGAACAATGAAGCGGGCAAAAACATCGTTTGGCGCAGCCGTTCCAAAGACGCCCTGCCCTTGTTGAAAGAGATGATCCAGGATCCTCAGGTAAGACCTTTCGATTTGCGTCAATATTTCCGGGCCCTGCATTTTCAGACCGATCCGCTCAGAAATGGGCTGATTGCCAGTTTGGTCAATGCGGATCACCCCTTGAAGGACTCGATCAATCTTCTGGCATTGTTTGAAATTGATCCGGCTTATTTTCAGCAGTCGGCGGAGTTAAAAAGTCTGGCCGATCAGGTATTGCCCAGTTTGGAAGGCAAAGTGGAATACCTCGATCTTTTGGAACGTTTGCAACTGAAAAACCAAAATCCCAACTTGCTCAACATGGCCCTGCAAAGCAAAGATGAGGCGCTGCGCGGCCAGGCGGCCAGTTTATTGGTCGCCAATGGTGGCATGGCCCTGCTGTTGCAACAACTCAAAGGGGCGGATGACGCCAAAGCCCAGCAAATTTTGTATGCTTTGGCACCGGTGAACAACCTCGGCTTGTTTAAAGTCTACCAGCAATATTTAAGCGATGCGAACAACAACTCCCTGGCGCTGCGCCGGGCGGCCTTGAATTGTCTCAACAGCACCTGGGACGGACAAATTTACCTGTTGGACCTGTTTGAAAAAAATCAGGTGCCGGAAGAATTGGCCATGCAAGGTTTGGTATCCTTGTCGGGTGCCTGGAACACCGATGTGCGCAAAAAATCCCGCGAAATGTTGACCAAAAAACAAAAGGAAACGGGCAATGCTCTGCCTGCGGTGGCGGTATTGGAAGGCCGCAGTGGCAAAGTTGCTTCGGGTAAGGCGGTCTTTTTGCAGCATTGTGCAAATTGTCATAAAGTGGGCAACAATGGGGTGAACTTTGGCCCGGCGCTCACCGAAATCGGGGCCAAATTGGACAAAGGCGCCTTGTACAATGCGATCATTTTTCCCTCGTCAGGCATCAACTATGGCTACGAAGGGTTCAATGTAGCGCTCAAAGACGGCTCCACTTTACAGGGCATCATCGAAAGTAAAACGGCCAGCCAACTTACTCTGCGCATCATGGGCGGTACTTCGCGGTCTTATCCCTTGAGCGATGTGCAAAAAATGGAAGAAATGCCACTATCTTTGATGACGGAGGGCTTGCACCGTGGATTTACGGAGCAACAACTGGTGGATTTGGTGGAGTATTTGGCCACACTGAAACCGAAAGAGAGTATTTAA
- the ltrA gene encoding group II intron reverse transcriptase/maturase, giving the protein MEDQSKLRNKYHQKDGAEGELPLFGKKKWEMSDAERVFSLQCKLYQKAKQDKGYKFYVLYDKVFQKHMLSVAWKAVKANQGSPGIDGISINDIEQGGVENYLEELGEELRTKRYRAQAVKRVMIPKANGGERPLGIPTVRDRIVQTACKLLIEPIFEADFEESSYGFRPERSSGDALGAIKGYLQEGKSEVLDADLSKYFDTIPHDKLLIGLKERISDGRILDLIGQWLKAPIYEDGQFKGGKKNKVGTPQGGVISPLLANIYLNLLDRIVNNPKSLFYQGGVKIVRYADDFVLMGKQIGEQVKEQLKSLLSRMGLSLNEQKTRTVEAKAESFDFLGFTIRYDKDLWDRNKRYWNIIPSQKSEQKIRDKIDTYLEAHGHYKGEQVSEDLNKLLRGWLNYFDIKGVSYPAVSKRRLRHYLQERLNRYYNRKSQRKCRLYGQRAFEALVEKYGLIDPTKYTSGGVRL; this is encoded by the coding sequence ATGGAAGACCAGTCAAAATTGAGAAACAAGTATCATCAGAAAGACGGAGCGGAGGGAGAACTGCCACTATTCGGGAAGAAGAAATGGGAGATGAGCGATGCGGAAAGGGTATTTTCGTTACAATGCAAGCTATACCAAAAAGCCAAGCAGGACAAGGGGTATAAGTTTTACGTGCTATACGACAAGGTGTTTCAAAAACATATGTTGAGCGTTGCGTGGAAGGCAGTAAAAGCCAACCAAGGCTCCCCCGGCATAGACGGGATCAGCATAAATGATATTGAGCAAGGCGGCGTGGAGAACTATTTGGAGGAACTAGGGGAAGAACTAAGGACGAAACGCTACCGGGCGCAAGCAGTAAAACGGGTAATGATCCCGAAAGCGAACGGAGGAGAACGGCCATTAGGGATACCGACAGTTAGAGACCGGATAGTACAGACAGCATGTAAACTACTAATAGAACCGATCTTTGAAGCGGACTTTGAGGAAAGTTCCTATGGGTTCCGGCCAGAACGCAGTTCTGGGGATGCACTAGGAGCGATCAAGGGTTATCTACAGGAAGGGAAGAGTGAAGTATTGGATGCGGACTTGAGTAAATACTTTGATACGATACCACACGATAAACTGCTGATTGGGCTAAAAGAGCGGATCAGTGACGGACGGATATTGGACTTAATCGGTCAATGGTTGAAAGCGCCGATATACGAGGATGGACAGTTTAAAGGGGGTAAGAAGAACAAAGTAGGGACACCACAAGGGGGCGTGATCTCGCCCTTACTGGCCAATATATACCTGAACCTATTAGATCGGATCGTGAACAATCCGAAGAGTTTGTTTTACCAAGGTGGAGTGAAGATAGTACGGTATGCAGATGATTTTGTGTTAATGGGCAAACAGATCGGAGAACAGGTGAAGGAGCAGCTCAAAAGCTTGCTAAGTCGAATGGGATTAAGCTTGAATGAGCAGAAAACCCGAACGGTTGAAGCAAAAGCGGAGAGCTTTGACTTTTTAGGGTTCACCATCCGCTACGACAAGGATTTATGGGATCGTAACAAACGCTACTGGAACATCATTCCAAGTCAGAAATCGGAGCAAAAGATCCGAGACAAGATTGATACATATCTTGAAGCACATGGTCACTACAAGGGAGAACAAGTGAGCGAAGACCTGAATAAGCTATTACGGGGATGGTTGAACTACTTTGACATCAAAGGGGTGAGCTATCCAGCGGTGAGCAAAAGACGGTTACGGCACTACCTGCAAGAGCGACTGAACCGTTACTATAACCGCAAGAGTCAACGGAAGTGTAGGCTTTATGGACAAAGAGCCTTTGAGGCATTAGTCGAAAAGTATGGACTAATCGACCCGACGAAATACACTTCCGGAGGAGTTCGCCTGTGA
- a CDS encoding 2'-5' RNA ligase family protein, whose protein sequence is MPQKRIQLSLFVDESASSSIESIRATFNPAQYVLIPAHVTLCREDELEQIDQVIQNLQRLNQDSITIDFGPVIRFSEGKGVLIPAIGPNESFQQLRANILQGIIENPRLPEPHITLMHPRNATCTDEIFAQIAQYSLPRKITFKKISLIEQEIGMKWCILDEFHL, encoded by the coding sequence TTGCCACAAAAACGCATCCAACTCAGCCTTTTCGTTGATGAATCCGCATCTTCATCCATCGAATCCATTCGCGCAACATTCAATCCTGCGCAATACGTGCTGATCCCGGCACACGTGACTCTGTGCCGGGAAGATGAACTCGAACAAATAGATCAAGTCATTCAAAATCTGCAACGCTTAAATCAGGATTCCATCACGATTGATTTTGGCCCGGTCATCCGGTTTTCAGAAGGCAAAGGTGTGTTGATTCCGGCCATTGGCCCCAATGAATCCTTTCAACAATTGCGGGCAAACATTTTACAAGGCATCATCGAAAACCCTCGATTACCCGAACCACACATCACCTTGATGCACCCCAGAAACGCGACTTGTACCGATGAAATATTCGCTCAGATTGCCCAATACAGCTTGCCCCGCAAAATAACCTTCAAAAAAATCAGCCTCATTGAGCAAGAAATTGGAATGAAGTGGTGTATTTTGGATGAATTTCATTTGTGA
- a CDS encoding PrsW family glutamic-type intramembrane protease produces the protein MSLLIASITPVMIFLYLINRRDKVQEPKKLLAKCFFGGFLSIALALLIDAPLAPFADSISSPFLHAFYNAFIIAAGPEELAKFLVLYWLVWKSADFDQHYDGIIYAVFVSLGFALVENILYVMEGGMGVAVARAVLSVPGHGFFAVLMGYYFSLAKFHEGTEKNKLLLKSLWMPILFHGLYDFALFYMEAEGLSPWILIALMVLFTYVVIRLWRVGFKKIKLHLHKDHIDSIETV, from the coding sequence ATGAGCCTACTCATCGCCTCCATTACTCCGGTAATGATCTTTCTGTATCTGATCAATCGAAGAGATAAAGTACAGGAACCCAAAAAGTTATTGGCCAAATGTTTCTTTGGCGGGTTTTTATCCATCGCTTTGGCCTTGTTGATTGATGCACCGTTGGCACCCTTTGCAGACAGCATCAGCAGTCCTTTTTTACATGCATTTTATAATGCCTTCATCATCGCGGCGGGCCCTGAAGAATTGGCCAAGTTCCTCGTTTTGTACTGGCTGGTTTGGAAAAGCGCGGATTTCGATCAACATTATGATGGGATCATTTATGCCGTATTTGTGTCCTTGGGTTTTGCCCTGGTCGAGAACATCCTATACGTGATGGAAGGCGGAATGGGCGTGGCCGTGGCCAGAGCGGTGTTATCAGTTCCCGGGCATGGCTTTTTTGCGGTGCTGATGGGTTATTATTTTTCCCTGGCCAAATTCCACGAGGGTACTGAGAAGAACAAGTTGCTGTTAAAAAGCCTGTGGATGCCCATCCTGTTTCATGGACTGTATGATTTTGCCTTGTTCTATATGGAGGCAGAGGGTCTGAGTCCCTGGATTTTGATCGCTTTGATGGTGCTGTTTACTTACGTCGTGATCCGCTTGTGGCGGGTAGGTTTCAAAAAGATCAAACTACACCTGCATAAGGATCACATAGATTCAATAGAGACGGTTTGA
- a CDS encoding family 43 glycosylhydrolase produces the protein MKKICFVLLSCAVCTGFAGLAQKQMAIHPKEVWPDSDGNHIQAHGGGILKIKKTYYWYGEQRRQGLDSNYRYVSCYASKDLINWAYKGDAFKSTKPDTMLKGKRWVLERPKVFYNSKTKKYVMYMHLDGGISGSKNPFAYDFASVGVAISDKPTGPFTYVKAFRPLGKESRDIGQFIDDDGSAYLIFESRPDKGFYIAKLSEDFLEVEKEVAFIKSPLEGGAIVHYKNLYYAVGSALTGWNPNANKVATAPSLAGPWSEFVDIAPPETKTYGSQSTMFVKVVGKKETTVIFLGDVWKPKTQWDSRYLWMPVEIGDGKLRLPEPKTWTIDVKSGRWKYLGN, from the coding sequence ATGAAAAAAATATGTTTCGTACTACTCTCCTGCGCTGTTTGTACAGGATTTGCTGGGCTTGCTCAAAAGCAAATGGCCATACATCCAAAGGAGGTTTGGCCTGACTCAGATGGAAACCACATCCAGGCACACGGAGGTGGAATACTAAAAATTAAAAAAACCTACTATTGGTATGGCGAACAACGCCGCCAAGGCTTGGACTCCAATTACCGCTATGTGAGCTGTTATGCATCCAAGGATTTAATCAATTGGGCGTACAAAGGTGATGCCTTCAAATCGACCAAGCCCGATACGATGCTAAAAGGAAAAAGGTGGGTACTGGAAAGACCCAAAGTTTTTTACAACAGCAAAACGAAAAAATATGTCATGTATATGCACCTTGATGGAGGGATTAGCGGCTCGAAAAATCCTTTTGCTTATGACTTTGCCAGCGTTGGGGTCGCCATAAGTGACAAACCCACCGGTCCCTTCACTTATGTCAAGGCCTTCAGACCCTTGGGTAAAGAAAGCCGGGATATTGGACAATTTATTGATGATGATGGAAGTGCTTATCTGATTTTTGAAAGCAGGCCCGATAAAGGTTTTTACATTGCCAAGTTATCGGAAGATTTTCTTGAAGTTGAAAAAGAAGTGGCCTTTATCAAGTCTCCGTTAGAGGGCGGCGCTATTGTGCATTATAAAAACTTGTACTATGCCGTGGGTTCTGCCCTTACTGGCTGGAATCCAAATGCCAATAAAGTGGCTACTGCCCCTTCGTTAGCGGGACCCTGGAGTGAGTTTGTCGATATTGCGCCACCGGAAACAAAAACTTACGGTTCACAATCCACCATGTTTGTAAAAGTGGTGGGCAAAAAAGAGACGACAGTCATTTTTTTAGGGGACGTATGGAAACCAAAAACCCAATGGGATTCCCGTTACCTGTGGATGCCGGTGGAAATAGGCGATGGAAAACTTCGGCTGCCCGAGCCGAAAACGTGGACAATAGATGTGAAGAGTGGGAGGTGGAAATACTTGGGGAATTGA